The following coding sequences are from one Formosa haliotis window:
- a CDS encoding ExbD/TolR family protein, with product MSKFKKKKGGELPAISTASLPDIVFMLLFFFMVATVMRQNTLMIENKLPAADQVEKLDKKDLVMYIYAGKPSQRYESQYGTESRIQLNDKFADVSDIAAFISSERASKREELVPFLTTALKVDSDANMGLVSDIKQELRKVNALKINYTTRKGDALAGLKK from the coding sequence ATGTCTAAATTTAAAAAGAAAAAAGGAGGGGAATTACCTGCAATATCTACCGCATCATTACCAGATATTGTATTTATGTTATTATTCTTCTTTATGGTGGCTACTGTAATGAGACAAAATACCTTAATGATTGAAAATAAATTACCTGCTGCAGATCAAGTTGAAAAACTAGATAAAAAGGATTTGGTAATGTATATCTACGCTGGGAAACCAAGCCAGAGATACGAAAGTCAATATGGTACAGAGTCTAGAATTCAGTTGAATGATAAATTTGCAGATGTATCAGACATTGCAGCTTTTATTTCATCTGAAAGAGCTTCTAAACGAGAAGAATTAGTTCCTTTTTTAACAACAGCATTGAAAGTTGATAGTGATGCTAACATGGGTTTAGTGTCAGATATTAAACAAGAATTACGTAAAGTAAATGCGTTAAAAATTAATTACACAACTAGAAAGGGTGATGCACTTGCTGGTTTAAAAAAATAA
- a CDS encoding SusC/RagA family TonB-linked outer membrane protein, with protein sequence MKKQLFQSVYLWVFLLMGSTIFAQSISGTVSDTNGPLAGASVIIKGTDDGTVTDFDGNFSLDDVPSNAILVVSYVGYSAQELSVQGKSTINVILLEDISGLEEVVVIGYGAKEKSLVTGAISTIDSDQIQSSSNQRVEQVLQGRTSGVSVVSSSGSPGAAAKVRIRGTGSNGNSDPLYIVDGMKVSAIDNIAPNDIESIEVLKDAASSAIYGTQGANGVIIISTKRGKEGHSIISYNTQLASQMVRSKMKLMDASQFVNYMQEAGQTGVVDNGINTNWIDETFNDAFMQRHDLSFSGGSENISYYLSGSFLDQNGIVGKDNSAYSRATLRANIVSDVAEWLEVGVNISYTNTQQSTITEDDSYRGVINNMLLIDPLTPVIYTGELPEKAQNGVNNGTAMYDSKGNVYGYPAYSTGEVINPVAYANYIFNGDIDTDRMLSTVYGKFKLLENLSFTTRFGYERSNEIDSQWTPIYEVSSEASNPTATLSDNIRRNSRWLWENFAIYDQSFGDHNFTALLGYSAEHINNPYYSLNGANISYESDNFAYYDFSNRDNDRIGGSVYEKAMTSIFGRLSYDYAGKYLIEASLRSDTSSLFPVDNRTAVFPAISAGWVISKEGFWGEDAIINYFKIRGSWGQNGSDYNLDPRSPLQTFTVSASDGGQVTSVVYEGQTGVTPGDLPNENLSWEVSTQLDLGFDLRAFDNRFNFAFDYYDKTTEDLLIPASQSDVFATPSLGLTLPGINGGTVNNRGLEFEVGYNTTTKGGFSYGINLNLSTLKNEVTEVLGNAAINGATIPGGPTVTRFEEGYPLWYFYGYKTSGIDPQTGEPIIVDTDGVDGISATDKTMIGSPHPDVLYGGNFSMGYLGFDFNLMLQGVSGNEIFSAYHQPSRPITNKPVEYYNGRWTGPGDANATYPGASSINQAYDTDLMIQDGSYMRIKQIQLGYTLPLNVVEKIKLKRIRAYISLDDFFTITDYEGLDPESGSFTDNSQGVDRGFYPVAAKVIFGLSVDL encoded by the coding sequence ATGAAAAAACAACTATTTCAAAGTGTATATCTGTGGGTATTTTTACTGATGGGTTCCACTATTTTTGCTCAATCAATTTCCGGTACGGTATCAGATACGAACGGCCCTCTCGCAGGAGCAAGTGTTATAATTAAAGGTACCGATGATGGAACAGTTACCGATTTCGATGGAAATTTTAGTTTAGACGATGTTCCCAGTAATGCGATTTTGGTTGTGAGTTATGTGGGGTATTCAGCACAAGAATTAAGTGTACAAGGTAAATCTACTATTAATGTTATTTTATTAGAAGATATATCTGGCTTAGAGGAGGTTGTTGTTATTGGTTATGGTGCCAAAGAAAAGAGCTTGGTTACTGGAGCAATTTCAACAATAGATTCCGATCAAATTCAAAGCTCTTCAAATCAACGTGTTGAACAAGTCTTACAAGGACGAACTTCAGGTGTATCTGTGGTGTCTTCTTCAGGTTCTCCAGGAGCAGCAGCTAAAGTTCGAATTAGAGGGACCGGTTCTAACGGTAATTCAGATCCTCTTTATATTGTAGACGGGATGAAAGTTTCGGCTATCGATAATATCGCTCCTAACGATATAGAGAGTATAGAAGTTTTAAAAGATGCGGCATCTTCTGCAATTTACGGTACTCAAGGGGCTAATGGTGTTATAATTATTAGTACGAAACGTGGAAAAGAAGGTCATTCTATTATTAGTTATAATACGCAATTGGCCTCGCAGATGGTTAGAAGTAAAATGAAATTAATGGATGCCTCTCAATTTGTTAATTATATGCAAGAAGCAGGGCAAACAGGAGTTGTAGATAATGGTATAAATACAAATTGGATAGATGAAACGTTTAACGATGCTTTTATGCAACGTCATGACTTGAGTTTTTCTGGAGGTTCAGAAAACATATCGTATTACTTATCGGGATCATTTTTAGACCAGAATGGTATTGTAGGTAAAGATAACTCTGCATATTCTAGAGCCACTTTAAGAGCTAATATTGTAAGCGATGTAGCTGAGTGGTTAGAGGTAGGTGTAAACATTAGTTATACCAATACCCAACAATCTACGATTACAGAAGATGATTCTTATAGAGGTGTAATTAATAACATGCTTTTAATAGATCCGTTAACACCAGTTATTTATACTGGCGAATTACCTGAGAAAGCCCAAAACGGCGTTAATAATGGTACGGCCATGTACGATAGTAAAGGAAACGTTTATGGGTACCCAGCTTACTCTACCGGAGAAGTTATTAACCCAGTAGCGTATGCCAATTATATTTTTAATGGTGATATAGATACCGACAGGATGTTATCTACGGTTTATGGAAAATTTAAATTGCTAGAGAATTTATCATTTACAACAAGATTCGGATATGAAAGATCTAATGAAATAGATTCGCAATGGACGCCAATTTACGAGGTATCTTCAGAAGCTAGTAATCCAACGGCTACCCTAAGTGACAATATTAGACGAAACTCAAGATGGTTATGGGAAAATTTTGCGATATACGACCAATCTTTTGGCGACCATAATTTTACTGCATTATTAGGATATTCTGCCGAGCATATAAATAATCCGTACTACAGTTTAAACGGTGCAAATATTAGTTACGAATCTGATAATTTCGCTTATTACGATTTTTCAAACCGTGATAATGACAGAATAGGAGGAAGTGTTTACGAAAAAGCAATGACTTCTATCTTTGGAAGATTATCTTACGATTACGCAGGGAAATATTTAATTGAAGCTTCTTTAAGAAGCGATACATCGAGTTTATTTCCGGTAGATAATAGAACAGCCGTTTTTCCAGCAATATCTGCAGGTTGGGTGATTTCTAAAGAAGGCTTTTGGGGAGAAGATGCAATCATTAATTATTTTAAAATAAGAGGAAGTTGGGGTCAAAATGGTAGCGATTATAATCTAGATCCAAGAAGTCCGTTACAAACATTTACCGTTTCTGCCTCAGATGGCGGTCAGGTAACATCTGTAGTCTACGAAGGCCAAACAGGGGTTACTCCAGGCGATTTACCTAACGAAAATTTATCTTGGGAGGTATCAACGCAATTAGACCTTGGATTCGATCTTAGAGCGTTTGATAATCGGTTTAATTTCGCTTTCGATTATTACGATAAAACTACCGAAGATTTATTAATTCCTGCAAGCCAGTCCGATGTTTTTGCTACACCATCTTTAGGGTTAACCTTACCAGGAATTAACGGAGGAACCGTTAATAACAGAGGTTTAGAATTTGAAGTCGGCTATAACACGACAACTAAAGGAGGATTTTCTTATGGTATTAATTTAAACCTTTCTACCCTTAAAAATGAAGTTACCGAAGTTTTAGGAAACGCAGCAATAAATGGGGCGACCATTCCTGGAGGACCAACCGTAACACGTTTTGAAGAGGGTTATCCGCTGTGGTATTTCTATGGGTATAAAACTTCCGGTATCGATCCGCAAACGGGAGAGCCAATCATTGTAGATACAGACGGTGTAGACGGCATAAGTGCTACCGATAAAACGATGATAGGATCTCCGCATCCCGATGTGCTTTATGGAGGTAATTTTAGTATGGGATATTTAGGCTTCGATTTTAATTTAATGCTACAAGGTGTCTCTGGAAACGAAATATTTTCTGCATACCACCAACCTTCCCGACCTATTACTAATAAACCCGTAGAGTATTATAACGGCCGTTGGACCGGACCTGGAGATGCAAATGCAACATACCCGGGAGCGTCTTCAATTAATCAAGCTTACGACACCGATTTAATGATTCAAGATGGTTCTTACATGAGGATAAAGCAAATTCAATTGGGGTATACTTTGCCGCTTAATGTTGTCGAGAAAATTAAACTAAAACGTATCCGTGCTTATATTTCCTTAGACGATTTCTTTACTATTACAGATTATGAAGGCTTAGATCCAGAATCTGGAAGTTTTACAGATAATAGTCAAGGTGTAGATCGTGGATTTTATCCTGTAGCAGCAAAAGTAATTTTTGGTTTATCGGTTGATTTATAG
- a CDS encoding MotA/TolQ/ExbB proton channel family protein — translation MKRLFSILVITLMMAFGTVNATTNAATVATTVVSSIQDDAAATATEDLGFHQELKKRFIEGGAGFMGIVLLCLILGLAIAIERIIFLNLSSTNTKKLTQRVEDALQSGGVEAAKEVCRNTKGPVASIFYQGLDRTDEGLEAAEKAVVAYGGVQMGQLEKNVSWISLFIALAPMLGFMGTVIGMIQAFDKIEAAGDMQPSLVAGGIKVALLTTVFGLIVAIILQIFYNYIIAKIDSIVNDMEDASITLMDLLIRYKK, via the coding sequence ATGAAAAGATTATTTTCTATCCTAGTCATTACACTAATGATGGCATTCGGAACTGTTAATGCAACTACAAATGCAGCTACTGTAGCTACAACCGTGGTTTCTTCAATTCAAGACGATGCAGCAGCGACTGCAACTGAAGATTTAGGTTTTCATCAAGAATTAAAAAAGCGATTCATAGAAGGAGGAGCTGGATTCATGGGAATCGTATTATTATGTTTAATTCTTGGACTAGCAATTGCTATTGAGAGAATTATCTTTTTAAATCTTTCGTCTACAAACACAAAAAAATTAACTCAACGCGTAGAAGATGCATTACAATCAGGTGGTGTTGAAGCTGCTAAGGAAGTTTGTAGAAATACAAAAGGACCTGTTGCTTCTATTTTCTATCAAGGGCTAGACAGAACCGATGAAGGTTTAGAAGCTGCTGAAAAAGCTGTAGTAGCTTACGGTGGTGTTCAAATGGGGCAATTAGAGAAAAACGTGTCTTGGATTTCATTATTTATCGCTTTGGCTCCGATGTTAGGATTCATGGGTACGGTAATTGGTATGATTCAAGCCTTCGATAAAATTGAGGCAGCTGGAGATATGCAACCATCACTTGTTGCAGGGGGTATTAAAGTAGCCTTATTAACAACTGTATTCGGTTTAATTGTTGCAATTATTCTTCAAATTTTTTATAATTACATTATTGCTAAGATTGATAGTATCGTAAACGATATGGAAGATGCTTCAATTACATTAATGGACTTGTTAATCAGATACAAGAAGTAA
- a CDS encoding porin family protein has protein sequence MKNYCILIPLFFFGFIPLGLAQTLDLPSTKVIDSLYKEDQFYFALTYNILAKMPTGVRQTGFSVGLHGGFLKDMPLNKQRNIAIAAGLGYSYNSFNQNLGIIKDEFGDTNYIVLNENYELNYSRNNFYQHVIELPIEFRWRTSTVTDYRFWRIYAGFKVGYVFSSITNFKGELGKVRYTDVKGFNDFQYGLTLSAGYNTWNFYVYYALNPMFKDDIKTVLTQESIDMYAIKLGLIFYIL, from the coding sequence ATGAAAAACTATTGTATTCTTATTCCGCTTTTCTTTTTTGGTTTTATACCATTGGGTTTAGCTCAAACTCTCGATTTACCATCTACAAAGGTTATAGATTCCTTATACAAAGAAGATCAGTTTTACTTTGCCCTTACCTATAATATCTTGGCCAAAATGCCTACTGGTGTAAGACAAACCGGTTTTTCTGTAGGTTTGCATGGTGGATTTCTTAAAGATATGCCTTTAAACAAACAACGTAATATTGCTATCGCTGCTGGTTTAGGATATTCGTATAATTCATTTAATCAAAATTTAGGTATTATTAAGGACGAATTTGGGGATACCAATTATATTGTTTTAAATGAAAACTACGAATTAAACTATAGTAGAAATAATTTTTATCAACATGTTATAGAATTGCCTATAGAATTTAGATGGCGAACTTCTACTGTTACAGACTACCGATTTTGGCGTATTTATGCCGGGTTTAAGGTAGGTTATGTGTTTTCTAGTATCACAAATTTTAAAGGGGAACTAGGTAAGGTAAGATACACCGATGTGAAGGGTTTCAATGATTTTCAATACGGTTTAACATTGAGCGCAGGTTACAATACATGGAATTTTTACGTTTATTATGCTTTAAATCCTATGTTTAAAGACGATATAAAAACTGTACTTACTCAAGAAAGTATAGATATGTATGCCATTAAATTGGGTTTAATTTTCTACATATTATAA
- a CDS encoding RagB/SusD family nutrient uptake outer membrane protein: MKKIYITTILSLILCASCSDDFVEIDEVGALDTATIFGSDDYAEQAIIGLYDVMQYNYAKDWDSAFFVKLLPGDDSNAGGGSSTDQAQLQDIDDYSNVSVDNVSIVSNWTLFYRTIAIANTIIANVEVGDLSKKEMYLAEAKFIRAWSYFELTTMWGEVPLRLTNPTELNPSAFAAPKATIAELYAQIESDLTDAIAGLPNKGSTDQNFRVSKGAAQGLMGKVLVFQEKYSESIPFFEAVISNSAYGLEEDPMHVWSVNSEFGKESLLEIGFITTNGYDWGNFPWGGRTESNIHQQLMGPRGDGIFNVAPVGLINGWGFNLPSKKLIDAFEAAGDTQRKAATLMTESELIAGGGSVDQSIADGGKVWDYDGAIRIKYVTRAEDTSADGVRDLNYGTNWRLFRYAEVLLLAAEAYNKVGQDDQALIELNKIRFRAGLDDLSGLSGTALFDAIVDEKYLELAFEGQRFWDLVRWGKAASELSNTGYSSKNNLFPIPLAELELNEALTTADQNPGY; the protein is encoded by the coding sequence ATGAAAAAAATATATATAACTACAATATTATCATTGATTTTATGTGCCTCTTGTTCAGACGATTTTGTTGAAATAGATGAAGTTGGCGCACTAGATACAGCAACCATTTTTGGTTCAGACGACTATGCAGAGCAAGCCATTATTGGTTTGTACGATGTAATGCAATATAATTATGCAAAAGATTGGGACAGTGCCTTTTTTGTGAAATTACTACCTGGAGACGACTCGAATGCCGGTGGTGGTAGTTCTACAGATCAAGCGCAGTTACAAGATATAGACGATTATAGCAATGTGTCTGTAGATAATGTTTCTATTGTTAGTAACTGGACCCTATTTTATAGAACCATTGCTATTGCAAATACCATTATTGCAAATGTAGAAGTTGGAGATCTTTCTAAAAAAGAGATGTACTTGGCCGAAGCCAAATTTATTAGAGCATGGAGTTATTTTGAGCTAACAACCATGTGGGGAGAAGTACCATTACGACTAACCAACCCAACCGAGTTAAATCCGTCAGCTTTCGCGGCACCAAAAGCTACAATAGCAGAACTTTATGCACAGATAGAATCCGATTTAACAGATGCCATAGCAGGGCTTCCAAATAAAGGAAGTACAGATCAAAACTTTAGAGTTTCTAAAGGTGCGGCTCAAGGTTTAATGGGAAAAGTGCTTGTTTTTCAAGAAAAGTATTCGGAATCGATCCCGTTTTTTGAAGCCGTGATATCTAATTCCGCTTATGGATTAGAAGAAGACCCAATGCATGTTTGGTCGGTTAATTCAGAGTTTGGTAAAGAATCATTATTAGAAATCGGTTTTATTACTACAAACGGTTATGATTGGGGGAATTTTCCTTGGGGTGGCCGTACAGAAAGTAATATTCATCAGCAATTAATGGGGCCTCGAGGCGATGGGATTTTTAATGTTGCACCAGTAGGTTTAATAAATGGTTGGGGATTTAATTTACCAAGTAAAAAGTTAATTGATGCTTTTGAAGCCGCTGGAGATACGCAACGTAAGGCCGCAACCTTAATGACCGAGAGCGAGCTAATAGCTGGTGGAGGTAGTGTAGATCAATCTATTGCAGATGGTGGTAAAGTATGGGATTACGATGGTGCCATCCGGATTAAATATGTAACACGTGCCGAAGATACGAGTGCCGATGGTGTACGGGACTTAAATTATGGTACCAACTGGAGATTGTTTCGTTATGCCGAAGTTTTATTATTAGCGGCCGAAGCTTATAATAAAGTAGGACAAGATGATCAAGCCTTAATCGAGTTAAATAAAATACGGTTTAGAGCAGGTTTAGATGACTTATCTGGATTATCTGGAACCGCTTTGTTTGATGCTATTGTAGATGAAAAGTACTTAGAATTGGCGTTTGAAGGTCAACGTTTTTGGGATTTAGTACGCTGGGGCAAAGCCGCATCAGAATTATCGAATACAGGGTATTCTTCTAAAAATAACCTATTCCCAATTCCATTAGCCGAATTGGAATTAAATGAAGCCTTAACAACGGCAGATCAGAATCCAGGATATTAG
- a CDS encoding ExbD/TolR family protein, whose product MAKRSAPEVNAGSMADIAFLLLIFFLVTTTIETDSGLSRKLPPIEDNRDDNVIIKEKNIFQLTVNKNNDLLLKTGGEEKVVEIKDLRKAAVAFLDNGGGTGPDACKNCQGARNPKSSDNFDKAIISLQNDRATKYDVYIAVQNEILAAYNQIRDREFKKAYPNLDMSFVEADRKYSDPRTSASEKESLKEKIENIKIMVPQKFSEAEPKKSN is encoded by the coding sequence ATGGCAAAAAGATCAGCACCAGAAGTTAATGCAGGCTCTATGGCTGACATCGCTTTCTTACTTTTAATATTTTTCTTAGTAACAACAACTATTGAAACCGATTCTGGATTAAGCAGAAAACTGCCTCCAATTGAAGACAATCGTGATGACAATGTAATTATCAAAGAGAAGAATATTTTTCAATTAACCGTTAATAAAAATAACGACTTGTTATTGAAAACTGGAGGAGAAGAGAAAGTTGTTGAAATCAAAGATTTGCGTAAAGCTGCGGTTGCTTTCTTAGATAATGGTGGAGGTACTGGCCCGGATGCATGTAAAAATTGCCAAGGTGCTAGAAACCCAAAGTCATCTGATAATTTTGATAAAGCGATTATATCATTACAAAACGATAGAGCAACTAAATACGATGTGTACATTGCTGTACAAAACGAAATTTTAGCAGCCTACAATCAAATTAGAGATAGAGAATTTAAAAAAGCTTATCCTAATCTTGATATGAGTTTTGTAGAAGCCGATAGAAAGTATTCAGATCCTAGAACATCAGCTTCTGAGAAAGAAAGTTTAAAAGAGAAAATTGAGAATATCAAAATTATGGTGCCTCAAAAATTCTCTGAAGCAGAGCCTAAAAAGTCTAATTAG